CCGGACCGATGGGCAGATACGGGCCGTATTTGATGTCTGAATGCCAGAGACGATTGCGATAGCGCTGTTGAAAACGCCTTGCGGCCACTCCTGATTCCGCATACATGCGCATGTGGCGTGTGCTGTAGCCGCGCTGCGCAAGCTTCTCCTGGAGCGTACTGCGTTTGATTTCACCAGGCTGGATTCGTCCTTCCCATTCGAGGATTTGAATGAGCTGGGCCACGCTTCTGCTGGGTACCTCACGGCGTAGCAGAATGGCCTGTTCCAATACCTCTGGTGGAATGGTTGCATCTGACGGTTGCCGCCCTTTGCCTTTCGGCTTTAGCCCTCCAAACCCCTCTTGGCGATACTTTGCCAAATACCGGCGCAGCGTCCGTTCGGAGATACCTGTCTGCTCGCAGATCCTGGCCTTGATCTCACGGGCCTTGGCAGGATCGAGTCCTTCTGCCAAGAGCGGAGACAGCAGTTGTACACGCTCCGCCGCAATGGCCTCAGCTTTCTTTTGATCTTTCATGTTCTTAGCACCTCACTTGGTAGACTTCGAGATGAGTCTACCGCAGGGCTAAGTGGACAAGAATGCAGAACGGGTATGTACCCACAAATTTGAATTGACGATGGGGCGGACAATTCTCGCCAGCCAGCCGGGGGCGTCCCCAACGTAGTGTCCGATACTGTGATGTGCAGACTGTGAAGATACGGACGATTTCCCCACAGGGTCCTGATGAAAGCGAATGGTGATCGATACCAAACACCCCAGCCAGTATGAGCACTGCTCATGAAACCAGTTCTTCCAACGCAACAGGGTAGCGTCGTCAGACGCTACGGAAGATAGCGTATCCGGTTCTGAAATCACTTGCTCGATACATGATGATTCATACCGTTTGTATGGCACGATACAATCTGGAAGCTCATGGTGAATTTTCTGGCAGTGCGAACAACGCAACCGTCGGATGACAAGCAGGCGGTCTTCCCCACCCTCACTCACGATCTTCCTCCTCCGGCTACCAATAACATTCATCTCTTCTCCACAGCAAGGAGAGGGAACCACCTCTGCACATCTAACGAAAAACGCCGGGTACCTTCTCAATCAGCTCATAATTTGATACAATGATCATGGTGTTTTTTGGGGATGCATCCCGTGGACCTGTTACCGCAGGCCCACTTCTTGGGAGGCATCCTTTTTCCTTTTCAATGATAAGGTCATTATATTCAGCAACGATTGGACAGGCAATTCCGTCAGCAACTGGACATTATGTTTGAGCCGCAACATCAATCTGTCCCTCAAAAGATTGCCGAGCCTATTACAGCCATAAGAATTCCCCCAAAAATTAAGCGACCTCTCTCCGATTGAATACCGGGAAGAAGTCGCTTCTTAAATTATTGTTGTCTGTTTGAGGTGGTAAGACTAGGATGTTATTTCTGTTCACCAACAAATCAGGATCGCTTCATCTTACGCCCTTGAATTTGTTAGCTATAAAAGGCTTGCCTAAAAAACTAACCTTAATCAATTTCATCAAACTCAATTATCTTACCATCCGCTTTATTAAGATTAACCTCAACCCATTGAGTTGAATGATTGTCTTCATTGGATTGAACACTGGAAAGAGATTGAACACTGTCAGTTACATATTTATGAAGTACGTTCATCCCGTCCGATTTTTTTTCCAGGATATATAGCTCATTATTCTTTTCATCCAAGTATACGCTAGGGATAATATCCCCATCTTCTTGCTCAATCATGACATCCATTAATGTGAATGCAATATTTTTATATTGTTCATTAGAGAAAATTTCTTGGCGATCTAATTGTGTTAAGTTTCCTAAGTTAATATTAAAGGACAGGGCAATATCATTATCAACCTTATCTCGAAACTCAACAAGCCTCTGTTTAAGCAATTCTACTTTAGAATGCTTAGCCTCATTCTTAGCATAAGCTCCCCCAAAAACCGAAAAAACCAACAGTAAAGTCAAAATAGTAAAGAGTAGCTTTTTTTTCAAAATTAATCTCTCCCTATCATTTTGTTATGGTCTCCAAATCATATCGTCAAAGCTGGCCCCACGATGAGTTTCTACCGTTTCACTATTAGCATATTCGTAGTGATTACTATAAATTTCCCAATATGCCTGTTTAGTCGGATTAACAGCTTCTCTTTCACCAGTTAAACTAACAGATCTTGCGCTATAATTAGCCTCATTTTCAGTTGCACCTTGTTTTTTATAGTTCATATCAATAGCGTTGCATTAAATTCGAACCCTTCTCTGTTATTCTAAATTGTGCCAAAAATGTTAAATTAAAGACGTCCATTGCAAGAAAAAATCTCCATAATTAGGGTAGCAGGTAGTCCTGTCCAAATCCCTA
This sequence is a window from Brevibacillus composti. Protein-coding genes within it:
- a CDS encoding DUF6431 domain-containing protein; amino-acid sequence: MVPSPCCGEEMNVIGSRRRKIVSEGGEDRLLVIRRLRCSHCQKIHHELPDCIVPYKRYESSCIEQVISEPDTLSSVASDDATLLRWKNWFHEQCSYWLGCLVSITIRFHQDPVGKSSVSSQSAHHSIGHYVGDAPGWLARIVRPIVNSNLWVHTRSAFLST